In a single window of the Raphanus sativus cultivar WK10039 chromosome 9, ASM80110v3, whole genome shotgun sequence genome:
- the LOC108826313 gene encoding uncharacterized protein LOC108826313 — MASSSTIDYEIITDPWDPKCVSACTMYFPGKEPEDTELLLEKIRGKLDERIHNHTLAEEYRIMNDQIVKSQGFDVDFSKLRYLFDFQPAFLDEVYPLGKPDTGRVYFGRLAAEAVEIYNKREGTSFELVEVEKTNIYLNSGKFYFITFVAKDSWNQTKLFQAKVIHVFCREIVHSFCRLKPNQQVTCVDEESFAKKAPISKEASITRKKKRKHSITN, encoded by the exons atggcttcatCAAGCACAATCGATTACGAGATCATCACTGACCCGTGGGATCCTAAATGCGTGAGCGCTTGCACAATGTACTTCCCTGGAAAAGAGCCCGAAGATACGGAGCTTCTCTTGGAGAAGATTCGAGGGAAACTTGACGAACGGATTCACAATCACACACTAGCGGAGGAGTATCGTATCATGAACGACCAGATCGTGAAGTCACAGGGCTTTGATGTCGATTTCTCCAAGCTGCGTTACCTTTTCGATTTTCAGCCTGCGTTTCTCGATGAAGTCTATCCACTCGGCAAACCAGATACCGGTAGGGTCTACTTTGGTAGACTGGCTGCAGAAGCCGTTGAGATTTACAACAAAAGAGAG GGGACTAGTTTTGAGTTAGTTGAGGttgagaaaacaaatatttacttGAACAGCGGAAAGTTCTACTTCATCACATTTGTAGCCAAAGATTCCTGGAACCAGACAAAATTGTTTCAAGCTAAGGTCATCCATGTTTTCTGTAGAGAGATTGTACACAGCTTCTGCAGGCTTAAACCCAATCAACAAG TAACTTGTGTTGATGAAGAGTCCTTTGCAAAGAAAGCGCCCATTTCAAAGGAAGCGTCCattacaagaaaaaagaaaagaaagcatAGTATAACTAACTAG
- the LOC108826770 gene encoding uncharacterized protein LOC108826770 has protein sequence MASSDHEIITDPWDPKCVRACSMYIPGQEPEGTKLLLEKIRGKRDRRIHNHTQAEEQRIINDQIVKSQGFDVDFLKLRYLFDFQPAFLDDIDTDTGRDFFGRLSAEAIEIYNKTEGTDFEFVEVEKANIYSNSGEVYFITFVAKDPLDQTKVFQAKVIHVFCREIVHSFCRLKPNQQVTCDDEESIAKKAPITSKKKRKHGLKIKRRFIHSDPQVDDLVLGDTLAAQPKSKEHPSSTATYENRAQGDEKEQRTFSELTNRFSALASFDLSRMIPSL, from the exons atggcttcctCAGATCACGAGATCATCACTGACCCGTGGGATCCTAAATGTGTGAGGGCGTGTAGTATGTATATCCCTGGACAAGAGCCCGAGGGTACGAAGCTTCTGCTGGAGAAGATTCGTGGGAAACGTGACAGACGGATCCACAATCACACACAAGCTGAGGAGCAACGTATCATCAACGACCAGATCGTCAAGTCACAGGGCTTTGATGTTGATTTCCTCAAGTTGCGTTACCTTTTCGATTTCCAGCCTGCGTTTCTCGATGATATCGATACCGACACCGGCAGGGACTTTTTCGGTAGACTCTCTGCGGAAGCCATTGAGATCTACAACAAAACAGAG ggGACTGATTTTGAGTTCGTTGAAGTTGAGAAAGCAAATATTTACTCCAACAGCGGAGAGGTCTACTTCATCACGTTTGTAGCCAAAGATCCGCTTGACCAGACAAAAGTGTTTCAAGCTAAGGTCATTCATGTTTTCTGTAGAGAGATTGTACACAGCTTCTGCAGGCTTAAACCCAATCAACAAg TAACATGTGATGATGAAGAGTCTATTGCAAAGAAAGCGCCCATTACAagtaaaaagaagagaaagcatG GGTTGAAAATTAAACGAAGGTTTATTCATTCAGACCCACAAGTTGATGATTTGGTCCTCGGTGATACGCTAGCAGCCCAGCCCAAGAGCAAAGAACATCCGTCATCAACAGCTACTTATGAAAACAGAGCACAAGGAGATGAGAAGGAGCAAAGGACGTTTAGTGAGCTTACGAATCGGTTCTCTGCCCTTGCTTCATTTGATTTATCAAGGATGATTCCATCTTTGTAG
- the LOC108824635 gene encoding uncharacterized protein LOC108824635: MMASSDYEIITDPWNPKCVRACCMYFPGKELEDTELLLEKIRGKLDERIHNHTLADDYRIINDQIVKSQGFDVDFSKLRYLFNFQPAFLDDIDTDTGRDFFGRLSVEAIEIYNKTEGTGFEFVEVEKANIYSNSGEVFFITFVAKDPWNQTKVFQAKIIHVFCREIVHSFCRLKPQSTSNMC; this comes from the exons ATGATGGCTTCCTCAGATTACGAGATCATAACCGACCCGTGGAATCCTAAATGTGTGAGGGCGTGCTGCATGTATTTCCCTGGAAAAGAACTCGAAGATACGGAGCTTCTGTTGGAGAAGATTCGAGGGAAACTTGACGAACGGATTCACAATCACACACTAGCTGACGACTATCGTATCATTAACGACCAGATCGTGAAGTCACAGGGCTTTGATGTTGATTTCTCCAAGCTGCGTTACCTTTTCAATTTCCAGCCTGCGTTTCTCGATGATATCGATACCGATACCGGCAGAGACTTTTTCGGTAGACTCTCTGTGGAAGCCATTGAGATCTACAACAAAACAGAG GGGACTGGTTTTGAGTTCGTTGAGGTTGAGAAAGCAAATATTTACTCGAATAGCGGAGAGGTCTTCTTCATCACATTTGTAGCCAAAGATCCTTGGAACCAGACAAAAGTGTTTCAAGCTAAGATCATTCATGTTTTCTGTAGAGAGATTGTACACAGCTTCTGCAGGCTTAAACCCCAATCAACaag TAACATGTGTTGA
- the LOC130500008 gene encoding uncharacterized protein LOC130500008 yields the protein MLEDDEAEDGSINFGESFIDPYCVSIERQRMNLDPERGRRYVYELLHGHDVQCYNIIRMYPGVYIQLCEKLKEDYQLKETDNVSIEESVAIFLNICAQNVTQRYAGKIFGHSQETISRKFHEVLSALEKMAVHLLKPGPDELTQPHPRLQSNRNYWPYFKGFIGAIDGTHVPVTIAGKDSEKYWNRKSDTSMNVLAICNMDMLFTYAYIGIPGSAHDAKVLALAMEGPHQFPTAPFGKYYLGDSGYPLRPGFLTPYRGERYHPSQYDGASPPSSYKEMFNKRHSSLRSVIERTFGVWKGKWRVLREKPRYSIHVQRRVVAASMALHNFIRLSNLGDVDFDSDYTTGNGPTEDSDSDEDEENNNSNMQGIRDEIAASLWDSR from the coding sequence ATgcttgaagatgatgaagcaGAAGATGGAAGCATTAATTTTGGAGAATCCTTCATCGATCCTTATTGTGTGAGTATAGAAAGGCAACGAATGAACCTGGATCCAGAACGTGGTCGACGATATGTATATGAATTACTTCATGGTCACGACGTCCAATGCTATAACATAATTCGAATGTATCCGGGGGTATACATTCAGTTATGTGAAAAGCTTAAGGAGGACTACCAGTTGAAAGAGACTGATAATGTTAGCATCGAGGAAAGTGTTGCAATATTCCTTAACATATGTGCTCAAAATGTAACTCAGAGGTATGCTGGGAAGATATTTGGTCATTCACAGGAAACCATAAGCAGGAAATTCCATGAAGTGCTGAGTGCTCTCGAAAAAATGGCGGTTCATTTACTTAAACCTGGTCCAGATGAGCTCACACAACCTCATCCTAGGTTACAATCTAATAGAAATTATTGGCCTTACTTTAAAGGATTCATCGGAGCAATCGATGGAACACATGTTCCTGTCACTATTGCGGGAAAAGATTCAGAAAAATATTGGAACAGGAAAAGTGACACGAGCATGAATGTTTTAGCTATATGCAATATGGACATGTTGTTTACATATGCATATATAGGTATTCCGGGATCAGCTCATGATGCAAAAGTTCTAGCTCTAGCAATGGAGGGGCCTCATCAATTTCCGACTGCACCttttggaaaatattatttGGGAGATTCTGGTTATCCTCTTCGACCTGGATTTCTTACTCCGTATAGAGGGGAAAGATATCATCCGAGCCAGTACGATGGAGCTAGTCCGCCCAGTAGCTATAAAGAAATGTTTAACAAACGACATTCTTCTCTACGATCTGTTATTGAAAGGACTTTTGGCGTGTGGAAAGGAAAATGGCGGGTTTTAAGAGAGAAGCCAAGATACAGCATACATGTTCAAAGAAGAGTTGTTGCAGCTTCAATGGCGCTACATAATTTTATCAGGTTATCAAATTTAGGAGATGTTGATTTTGATTCGGACTATACAACTGGTAATGGACCAACTGAAGACTCTGATTCAGATGAAGACGAAGAAAATAATAACAGTAATATGCAAGGCATTCGAGATGAAATTGCTGCATCTTTGTGGGATTcgagataa
- the LOC108824636 gene encoding uncharacterized protein LOC108824636: MAHQGQSSHGKEGTKVQWNESRVHIFLEIYENEMEKLNWRTGPLKKESKMRIRNEFREATGQNPEWLPLKNKFYSIKKLYDIYRRLGRMTGVSFHETTKAIQMDDEWWNDRIQEIPDAAKLRAHPLTDLDILDRLFGGKHISTDDGYYPGSGVDQNTESKTATENEQDTVNLEDDSDVPSRNQNQTPSSHNQSSKRVYGNTSRSSSSARKRGTTKASFDFVTNEAYMKRTELYERAQDNKLERAIASLQTLTGLQYDSSLYWGAVTVLQSNETHARVYLTLPDDDARIKYLERMTGINREAE; encoded by the exons ATGGCACACCAAGGACAATCATCACATGGCAAAGAG GGAACTAAAGTACAATGGAACGAGAGCAGGGTTCATATATTTcttgaaatatatgaaaatgaaatgGAAAAACTAAATTGGCGTACCGGTCCtttgaaaaaagaaagtaaaatgAGAATTAGAAACGAATTTCGTGAAGCAACAGGTCAAAATCCAGAATGGCTTCcgttgaaaaataaattttattctataaaaaaattgtatgacATATATCGTCGATTGGGCCGTATGACTGGGGTTTCATTTCACGAGACCACAAAAGCTATTCAAATGGATGATGAATGGTGGAATGATCGTATTCAG gaAATACCTGATGCTGCAAAGCTTCGAGCACACCCCCTCACTGATCTCGACATATTGGATCGACTTTTTGGAGGCAAACACATTTCAACCGATGATGGATATTATCCAGGTTCTGGAGTGGATCAGAATACCGAGTCTAAGACGGCTACCGAGAATGAACAGGATACTGTGAATCTAGAAGATGATTCTGATGTGCCTTCaagaaaccaaaaccaaacaccGTCTTCCCACAACCAGAGTTCCAAACGGGTGTACGGAAACACTTCACGTAGTTCATCTTCAGCACGTAAGCGAGGAACAACAAAGGCTTCATTTGACTTCGTGACGAATGAAGCCTACATGAAACGAACAGAACTTTACGAACGAGCCCAAGATAACAAGCTTGAACGTGCAATTGCCTCATTACAAACACTCACAGGTCTTCAATATGACTCTTCGTTGTATTGGGGAGCAGTGACTGTGCTCCAAAGTAATGAGACACATGCACGTGTTTATCTTACACTACCCGACGATGATGCTAGAATTAAGTATCTCGAAAGAATGACAGGAATCAACCGAGAAGctgaataa